AGGCGCTGTTCGGCTCCGACGCGGTCGCCGACGCCCTCCGATCGCAGACCGAGACGACCGACGAGTGGTCGGTCGAGAGCGGGAATCTCGTCGTCGAGCAACGCGAGGCGTTCGCCACGTTCGCGGACGAGGTGGCGATGGCGTGGACGGATACGGAAAGCGGCGCCCGACATCGGTTCGACTCGCGCTGGAGCGGGACGCTGGTGCCGGCAGAACGTGCGTCGAGCGCCGGAAGTGGTGCCGCCGAGTCAACGGAACCCAGCCCCGATACCACACCCGACTGGCTGTTCGCCTCGATGCACGTCAGTGCACCGCACGACCTCTGACCATGAACCGGGACCGAAATCACGATCACAATCGGAATCGCGACCGCCAACGCGACCGCGCCTCGAGCGGCGCGAACGAATCGAACCGCGTGCGCGACTCGAGTCGTCGTCCGCGGCGACGGGATCGGTCCGGGCGACGGGGAACCCGCGAGCAGGCGGAGCGAAGCGCCGACATCGCTGGACGCCGACGACTCGGTATCGGGTTCGTGCTGTTAGTCGGTGTTTCCGGAGCGACGATGGCGCTTCAGGGGGGCGCGTCGCTCGCCGCGGTCGGTGCGGTGACGGTCGCCAGCCTGGCGGCTGGCGGCGCGCTGTTGTGGTATCTGTACTGGATCGTTCGCTAGGCGTTACTATTGCGAACCGAGACTCGCGAAAATCGGGTCGGTGTGAGCTACCGTTCGACGCGTCGCAGCCACAGCTCCGGCGAATCGAGTTCGTCGTGACTCGGCAGGTACTCCGGCCCCTCCCAGACTAAGGCGGCCGTCTCGAGGTCGCGCGTCGAGACGACGTACTCGAAGAAGTTCTTGCCGCGCTCGTACTGGCGGCGCTTGAGGCCGAGCCCGAGCAGTCGGCGGAACAGCTGCTGCAGCGGGCCGCGACCCTGCCGGCGCTCGTCTAACTTGCGGCGCAGGTCCTCGTACTCGTCGTCGAAGGCGTGGTCCATCAGCAGTTCGGCGTACCCCTCGACGACGGTCATCGCCGCGTCGAGGTCGCGGAACGCCTCGCGGTCGAACGAACCTTGCGAGAGCGTCGCGATGCCCTCCTCCATGCGCTGCTCGAGGTGGTCGGAGAGCCACGGGGCGGCGCCGAACTCCGCGGCGTGGGTCACCTCGTGGAAGGCGATCCAGCGGCGGAACCGGTCGGCGTCGACCTCGAGGGCCTCGGCCGCGTTGAGGATGTTCGGCCGGACGAAGTACAGCGCGTGCTCGTCGTCGGGGGTGTCCGCGAGCAGGAGCGGATCGTACTGGCCGAGGACGTTCCGCCCGAGGAAGGAGAGCATGACGGTCATCGTCCCGGTGTTGATCGTTCGGGCGATGCCGGGGAACGTGCTGGTGTTAGCGTGGTTCTCGAGCGTGCTCATGACGCGTTCGAAGGTCGCGACGTTGGCGTCGATCCAGTGGTGGCGGTTCTGGATCTCGACGGTCTCGGGGACGTCGAACTCGAGTCCCGACACCGACCGGACGCCGGCGCGGGCGTCGCGAACGTCGCTCGCGTAGGCCTCGGCCTCGCCGGGCTCGAGGTCGATCGAGCCGGGATCGGTGGCGGCCTTGGCGGCCTCGGCGGCCGATCGCCAGTCGATCGCATCGTCGCCGGACGCCCCGGCAACGGCCCGGGCGCTGCGATAGAGATTCACGAATACGGGTACGTCGAGCGGACGCAAAAGCGTTCTGTCGATCCGGTTAGTTGACGATCACGTCGGGCTGTTCTTCCTCTTCGAACTCCTCATCGTCGCCGCCGCGGTAGCGCTTGACCGCGACGCCGGCGGCGACCAGAAGGGCCAGCGCGACCAGCGCGCCGACGGCGCTCGGTCCGCCCGACTCCTCGTCCGCTGCGGCGGCTTCCTCGTCCTCGTCGGACTCGACGTCAGTCTCGAGGTCGACCTCCTCGTCCGCGCCGGTCGCGCCGAACGGCAGCGCGTCGGTGATCGTCCGCGGCCCGAACTGCGGATTACCGTCCAGATGCAACTCGACGAGAGTGAATTTCTTGTCTCCCATGTTCGGGTGGTCAACGAGTGTCCACTTAGCCGTTTGGTTGGTTCGCATCAGGGGCGCCGGCGTAGGCAGCCATTGATCCGCGCGACGCGGAGACGGGACCGGTACGATTAAGTGTCCGTCACCTGCCCTCTTTCGTATGAGTGGACGACCGCTGGACATCCTCGAGGCGTCGCTCGGCGAACGCGTCACGGTTCGACTCAAGAGCGGTGACGAGTACGTCGGCGAACTCACGGGCTACGACCAGCACATGAATCTCGTGTTAGAGGATGCGACGATTCCCGTCGGGGGAACCGTAGAAGAGGAGGAGCCGGTCGAAGACACAACCATTATACGCGGCGATAACGTCGTTTCGATCACTCCATGACTGGTGCAGGAACCCCGAGCCAAGGAAAGAAGAACAAGACGACCCACGTCAAGTGTCGTCGC
The DNA window shown above is from Halopiger xanaduensis SH-6 and carries:
- a CDS encoding DUF3225 domain-containing protein; translation: MSTGADDVVRDYYDALRRGESLEPYFLEADATVKFGIGEALFGSDAVADALRSQTETTDEWSVESGNLVVEQREAFATFADEVAMAWTDTESGARHRFDSRWSGTLVPAERASSAGSGAAESTEPSPDTTPDWLFASMHVSAPHDL
- a CDS encoding zinc-dependent metalloprotease, producing MNLYRSARAVAGASGDDAIDWRSAAEAAKAATDPGSIDLEPGEAEAYASDVRDARAGVRSVSGLEFDVPETVEIQNRHHWIDANVATFERVMSTLENHANTSTFPGIARTINTGTMTVMLSFLGRNVLGQYDPLLLADTPDDEHALYFVRPNILNAAEALEVDADRFRRWIAFHEVTHAAEFGAAPWLSDHLEQRMEEGIATLSQGSFDREAFRDLDAAMTVVEGYAELLMDHAFDDEYEDLRRKLDERRQGRGPLQQLFRRLLGLGLKRRQYERGKNFFEYVVSTRDLETAALVWEGPEYLPSHDELDSPELWLRRVER
- a CDS encoding LSM domain-containing protein; the encoded protein is MSGRPLDILEASLGERVTVRLKSGDEYVGELTGYDQHMNLVLEDATIPVGGTVEEEEPVEDTTIIRGDNVVSITP